One segment of Capnocytophaga sp. oral taxon 878 DNA contains the following:
- the rlmB gene encoding 23S rRNA (guanosine(2251)-2'-O)-methyltransferase RlmB, which produces MRVEESKFREQESQIYGIRALMEALRAGKTVDKVFIQKGLRGDLFRELLPLLEAGDVAVSYVPVEKLNRLTKKNHQGVVANLSAVDYYNFENLVMEVIESGKRPLFLVLDHLSDVRNFGAIVRTAECTGVSGIIIPKRGSVSVTADAVKTSAGAVFRVPICRVENLVDAVYYLQGSGIRVVAATEKTNRLVYEEDCRVPMAIVMGAEDVGVSGSVLKVVDSRAKLPMVGDISSLNVSVACGVFLYEVLRQNLEG; this is translated from the coding sequence ATGAGAGTAGAAGAATCAAAATTTAGAGAACAAGAATCACAAATATACGGAATTCGTGCCTTAATGGAGGCGCTAAGAGCGGGTAAGACTGTTGATAAGGTTTTTATACAAAAGGGCTTACGTGGGGATCTTTTTAGGGAGCTTTTGCCGCTATTGGAGGCGGGTGATGTGGCTGTATCGTACGTGCCTGTGGAGAAGCTCAATAGGCTTACGAAGAAGAACCATCAAGGGGTGGTGGCGAACTTATCGGCGGTGGATTACTACAACTTTGAGAACTTGGTTATGGAGGTTATAGAGAGTGGTAAGCGTCCGTTGTTTTTGGTTTTAGATCACTTATCGGATGTGCGGAACTTTGGTGCTATTGTGCGTACGGCTGAATGTACGGGTGTTTCGGGCATTATTATTCCGAAACGGGGGAGTGTGAGTGTTACGGCGGATGCTGTAAAGACATCGGCTGGGGCGGTATTTAGGGTTCCTATCTGCAGGGTGGAGAACCTTGTGGATGCTGTGTATTACTTGCAGGGTAGTGGCATTAGGGTAGTGGCTGCTACTGAGAAGACTAACCGCTTGGTATATGAGGAGGATTGTAGGGTGCCTATGGCTATTGTGATGGGTGCTGAAGATGTGGGGGTATCAGGCAGTGTGCTTAAAGTGGTGGATAGCAGGGCTAAGCTGCCTATGGTGGGGGATATTAGTTCATTGAATGTATCGGTGGCTTGTGGTGTATTTTTATACGAGGTATTGAGACAGAATTTGGAAGGATAG
- a CDS encoding aminopeptidase P family protein has protein sequence MNTPEKLTLLRTKMQESNIDAFVVFSADPHLSEYLPKEWLERAWLSGFTGSAGFVVVTKNKAGLWTDSRYFVQSGIELKGSGIDLFKDGVEGTPDYADWLVSELSSGATVALNTLATSHLAWDKLHTTLTAHNISLVHKPLIDSIWTNREKDPLHQIFVHPDKWAGQTVSDKLTAIRTAMATHHTTLHLITALDDVAWTLNLRGSDVAYNPVFLGYIALTDKEATLFVDKAKVTPEVEAHLAKANVNIRPYDDFYTYLSSIKGNTILLAPNTNQAIFEALQKENKIVQAPAPGNLMKAVKNATELEGFRTVMVRDGAAMVKFLYWLTHQVGKEPMTEYSIGRKLRDFRAKGKNFVGESFGSIIGYEGNGAIVHYSAPEHGSKEVRAEGSILVDSGGQYLEGTTDITRTIPLGKVSEEFIDDSTLVLKGMIQLAMVQFPKGTRGVQLDAYARMALWKNHKDYGHGTGHGVGSFMNVHEGPQNIRKDLNPQVLLAGMVCSDEPGVYLENKYGIRHENLITVREVTTNEFGTFYDFETLTLCPFMPSGINVSLLTDEEREWLNAYHKTCEEKIGPLLEGEVKEWFLSLVKPL, from the coding sequence ATGAATACACCTGAAAAATTAACCCTTTTGCGCACTAAAATGCAAGAAAGCAATATTGATGCTTTTGTAGTATTCAGTGCTGACCCTCACCTTAGTGAGTATTTACCTAAAGAATGGTTAGAACGTGCTTGGCTTTCGGGCTTTACAGGCTCGGCGGGCTTTGTAGTAGTAACCAAAAACAAAGCTGGATTATGGACAGACTCTCGTTATTTTGTACAATCGGGAATAGAACTTAAAGGTTCTGGTATTGATCTTTTTAAAGATGGTGTAGAAGGCACCCCTGATTATGCCGACTGGTTAGTGTCTGAACTTTCTTCTGGAGCTACTGTAGCCCTAAACACTTTAGCTACTTCACACTTAGCTTGGGACAAACTACATACAACCCTTACAGCTCATAACATCAGCTTAGTACACAAACCTCTTATTGATAGTATCTGGACAAACCGTGAAAAAGACCCACTACATCAGATTTTTGTACACCCTGATAAATGGGCAGGGCAAACGGTGAGTGATAAACTAACTGCTATTCGTACTGCAATGGCTACTCATCACACTACACTACACCTTATTACTGCTTTGGATGATGTAGCTTGGACACTTAATCTTCGTGGTAGTGATGTGGCTTATAACCCTGTATTTTTAGGTTATATTGCACTTACTGATAAGGAAGCTACTCTTTTTGTTGATAAAGCTAAAGTAACTCCTGAAGTTGAAGCTCATCTGGCAAAAGCTAATGTAAACATCCGTCCTTATGATGATTTTTACACTTATTTAAGCTCTATAAAAGGAAACACAATACTTCTTGCCCCTAACACTAATCAGGCGATTTTTGAGGCTTTACAAAAAGAAAATAAGATTGTACAAGCACCAGCCCCTGGCAACCTAATGAAAGCTGTTAAAAACGCTACTGAATTAGAAGGTTTCCGCACTGTAATGGTACGTGATGGCGCTGCAATGGTAAAATTCCTTTATTGGCTTACTCATCAGGTGGGGAAAGAACCTATGACTGAGTATAGCATAGGCAGGAAGCTAAGAGACTTCCGTGCTAAAGGAAAGAACTTTGTAGGCGAAAGCTTTGGCAGTATTATAGGGTATGAAGGAAATGGAGCTATAGTACACTATTCGGCTCCTGAACATGGTAGCAAAGAGGTACGTGCTGAGGGTAGTATTTTGGTAGACTCGGGTGGACAATACTTGGAAGGTACTACTGATATTACTCGTACTATCCCATTAGGAAAAGTGTCGGAAGAATTTATAGATGACAGTACTTTGGTACTTAAAGGAATGATACAGCTGGCTATGGTACAATTCCCTAAAGGTACTAGAGGTGTACAACTGGATGCTTATGCCCGTATGGCTCTTTGGAAGAACCATAAGGACTATGGACATGGTACTGGACATGGAGTGGGTAGCTTTATGAATGTACATGAAGGCCCTCAGAATATTCGTAAGGACTTGAATCCGCAGGTGCTTTTGGCTGGTATGGTATGCTCGGATGAGCCTGGTGTGTACCTTGAAAATAAGTATGGTATTAGACACGAGAACCTTATTACTGTACGGGAAGTAACTACTAATGAGTTTGGTACTTTCTACGATTTTGAAACTCTTACCCTTTGTCCGTTTATGCCTTCGGGTATTAACGTATCATTATTAACAGATGAAGAACGTGAATGGCTTAATGCTTATCACAAAACTTGTGAAGAGAAAATAGGTCCGTTATTGGAAGGTGAAGTAAAAGAGTGGTTCTTGAGCTTAGTAAAACCTTTATAG